The genomic region CAATTTAATATCTAATTTATCGTCCAGGGGTATAAAATTTGACGAGATCATGAAAAACAACAAAAGTAAAAAAATCATATCAGTCATGGAAGTCATTTCAACTTTTTGGTCTTCGCTTCCTAATACCCTGAATTTCATATTTACCTCCCTAATTCTTCCAGAAGCCCGATACAAAGTTCTTCCAGTTCAATAATAATTGATTCCACCCTGCCCTGGAAATAAAAATATCCCATGGTCAAGGGGATACCGACGAACAACCCGGCGGCAGTGGTAATTAAAGACTCCGAAATACCACCGGCGATTAAATCCGGCCTTCCTGAACCTGTCGCCGCAATAATATTAAAAGATTTTATCATTCCCGTGACAGTTCCGAGAAACCCAAGCAGGGGAGCTAAATTAGCCAAAGCGGAGAGCATCCGCATTCTTTCCCCCAATATCGCTATTTCAAGGGACCCTGCTGATTCAATCGCGCCTTCCATCGCCTCAAGACCGTCTTTGTATTTTAAAAGCCCCATCCTGATAATACGGGCAAGCGGGATTTTCCGGCTCTCACATAAAGCTATTACCCTGGGGATGTCTTTTTTCTTCAAAAAAGTCTTTATCTGTATTATAAAATCCTGGGGGAAAATCCGTTTACTGCGCAGTTTTATCGCCCTTTCAAATATTATTGCCAAACCAAGAATTGAGCATAAGAATATAGGATACATGACAGGGCCGCCCTTATCCATTATATCTATCAGCCAGCCGGGAGCGTCTTCCTCTGCGGCAGCGGATTCCTCCGCGGAACCGGCCTTCGGTAAATCCACATTTTGGGCTATTACTGAATAATTAAATATTAAAAAAAAGAATAAAAAAAGTGAAACAGCAAATTTTTCTCTATAATTCATAAATATTTTTCTCCTTTCTACATTCTTATCCATACTATAATAAGTATATATTAACTGTCTTTAGCTGTCAATTATTTTCCCTTTTTCAGGAACGGTTTTCTATTCCGGTTAAATCTTATAATCCCGCAGCCTGCCTGCCAGTGAAAGGACTAAAACGTCTTTTGCTTTCCCGTCATTTTTTAAAATGCGGCTGCACTCATTAACCGTCGCGCCTGTTGTAACAATATCATCAACAAGAAGAATTCTTTTCCCTTTGACAGGAATTTTATTTTTAAGTTTAAACGCCCCTTTAATATTTTCTTTACGCTGGAGGTAATCTAAGTTATGCTGGGGTTCAGTATGCCTTGTTCGATAAAGATTTTTACTCAAAACAGGCAAATCCCATTTTTCACCAATCACACTTGCAAGAAGTTCTGACTGGTTAAAGCCGCGTTCTCTTTTTTTTGCCGAAAATAAAGGAACCGGGACAATAATGTCAAACTTATTCAAAACATTATTTTTTTCAATATAATCATTGATTAAAATTGAAAAATATTTACGCAACACAGCCTTTTTATCATACTTAAACCGGTGGATTGCATCTCTTAAACTTTTTTCATAACTCCCTATAATAAAGGCATGTTCAAAAAAATATTTTCCATTTTTACAGGGAGCACATAATCTTTCGGACAAATCGCCGGAATAAAAAAGAGGGTGCCCGCATTGGGCACAAAAAGGCGGAGAAAACAGAATAATGCCTTTTTCACATTCATTACAAATCATTTTTTTTCCATTTTCTAAATCAATACCGCAAATCAGGCACTTGGGCGGCCAGATAAAATCAACAAAGGCATCAAGTATGGTTTTAAATGTCATATTAAATACTGCGTTTTACGAATCAAAATCCGCTTGCCATCTGGAAAATAGGCAGGTACATTGT from bacterium harbors:
- a CDS encoding MotA/TolQ/ExbB proton channel family protein — encoded protein: MNYREKFAVSLFLFFFLIFNYSVIAQNVDLPKAGSAEESAAAEEDAPGWLIDIMDKGGPVMYPIFLCSILGLAIIFERAIKLRSKRIFPQDFIIQIKTFLKKKDIPRVIALCESRKIPLARIIRMGLLKYKDGLEAMEGAIESAGSLEIAILGERMRMLSALANLAPLLGFLGTVTGMIKSFNIIAATGSGRPDLIAGGISESLITTAAGLFVGIPLTMGYFYFQGRVESIIIELEELCIGLLEELGR
- a CDS encoding ComF family protein; this translates as MTFKTILDAFVDFIWPPKCLICGIDLENGKKMICNECEKGIILFSPPFCAQCGHPLFYSGDLSERLCAPCKNGKYFFEHAFIIGSYEKSLRDAIHRFKYDKKAVLRKYFSILINDYIEKNNVLNKFDIIVPVPLFSAKKRERGFNQSELLASVIGEKWDLPVLSKNLYRTRHTEPQHNLDYLQRKENIKGAFKLKNKIPVKGKRILLVDDIVTTGATVNECSRILKNDGKAKDVLVLSLAGRLRDYKI